The proteins below are encoded in one region of Pseudoduganella armeniaca:
- a CDS encoding peptidylprolyl isomerase produces MTLKPARLLLALIAVASAPAFAQNIAVVNGKAIPTARVDAIVKQVVAQGQQPDSPQLREMIKKDLISREVLMQEAEKQGYSKDANVKTQLENARQAIVVNAMVADYVKKNPVKEADVKAEYDRFVKETGDKEYHVRHILVETEAQANEIITKLKGGAKFEDLAKQSKDTGSAANGGDLDWATPSSFPPVFSDAFVKLQKGQVTEKPVQTPNGFHVIKVDDVRAAKLPTLEEVKPQIEEALTQKKLQAYQEELVKKAKIQ; encoded by the coding sequence ATGACTTTAAAGCCAGCCCGTCTGCTGCTCGCACTGATCGCCGTTGCCTCGGCACCGGCATTTGCCCAGAACATTGCCGTCGTCAACGGCAAGGCCATCCCGACCGCGCGCGTGGATGCGATCGTCAAGCAGGTTGTCGCGCAAGGGCAGCAACCGGATTCGCCGCAGCTGCGCGAGATGATCAAGAAAGACCTGATCAGCCGCGAAGTGCTGATGCAGGAGGCGGAAAAACAGGGTTACAGCAAGGACGCCAACGTCAAGACGCAGCTGGAAAACGCGCGCCAGGCTATCGTCGTCAATGCCATGGTGGCCGACTACGTCAAGAAGAACCCGGTCAAGGAAGCCGACGTCAAGGCGGAATACGATCGCTTCGTCAAGGAAACGGGCGACAAGGAATACCACGTGCGTCACATCCTGGTCGAAACGGAAGCGCAAGCGAACGAGATCATCACCAAGCTGAAAGGCGGCGCCAAGTTCGAAGACCTGGCGAAGCAGTCGAAAGATACGGGCTCGGCCGCTAATGGCGGCGACCTGGACTGGGCAACGCCATCGTCGTTCCCGCCGGTATTCTCGGACGCGTTCGTGAAGCTGCAAAAAGGCCAAGTCACGGAAAAGCCCGTGCAGACGCCGAACGGCTTCCACGTGATCAAGGTGGACGACGTGCGTGCGGCAAAATTGCCGACCCTGGAGGAAGTCAAGCCGCAGATCGAGGAAGCGCTGACCCAGAAGAAGCTGCAGGCCTACCAGGAAGAGCTGGTCAAAAAGGCAAAGATTCAGTAA
- a CDS encoding BolA family protein, which translates to MSDPRLDKIRARLQATLGPAEIALDDESALHAGHAGAASGGGHYRLRISSAKFEGLNLVMRHRLVYDSVADMMHKEIHALAITAVAPSERN; encoded by the coding sequence ATGAGCGATCCCCGCCTCGACAAGATCCGCGCACGCCTGCAAGCCACGCTGGGCCCCGCCGAGATCGCGCTGGACGACGAGTCCGCGCTGCACGCCGGCCATGCCGGCGCGGCCTCCGGCGGTGGCCATTACCGCTTAAGAATATCCTCAGCGAAATTCGAGGGGCTGAACCTCGTCATGCGCCATCGTCTGGTGTATGATTCCGTGGCCGATATGATGCATAAAGAGATTCATGCATTGGCCATTACTGCAGTGGCCCCATCGGAGCGGAACTGA
- a CDS encoding VOC family protein has translation MAKLSKITPCLWFDSEGEEAARFYTSVFPDGRISQVLRYSEAGQDQHGRPPGSVMLVSFELAGQSFTALNGGPQFKFTEAVSLMILCDSQDEIDHYWARLGEGGDPAVQACGWLKDKYGLSWQVAPTIFPELFANENSPGAQRAMLAMMGMKKLDIAALRAAYEGK, from the coding sequence ATGGCCAAGCTCAGCAAGATCACCCCCTGCCTGTGGTTCGACAGCGAGGGCGAGGAAGCGGCACGCTTCTACACGTCGGTGTTTCCGGACGGCCGCATTAGCCAGGTGCTGCGCTACAGCGAGGCCGGGCAGGACCAGCACGGGCGGCCACCCGGCTCCGTCATGCTGGTCAGCTTCGAGCTGGCCGGCCAGTCCTTCACGGCCCTGAACGGCGGCCCGCAGTTCAAGTTCACCGAGGCGGTATCGCTGATGATCCTGTGCGACTCGCAGGACGAGATCGACCACTATTGGGCGCGGCTGGGCGAAGGCGGCGATCCTGCGGTGCAGGCGTGCGGCTGGCTGAAGGACAAGTACGGCCTGTCCTGGCAGGTGGCGCCAACGATCTTCCCCGAGCTGTTCGCGAACGAAAACTCGCCCGGCGCGCAACGCGCCATGCTGGCCATGATGGGCATGAAAAAGCTGGACATCGCCGCCTTGCGGGCGGCATACGAAGGTAAGTAG
- the msrB gene encoding peptide-methionine (R)-S-oxide reductase MsrB has product MTDQSKKLVKSDAEWRAQLDPMEYQVTRHAATERAFTGRFWDHHERGIYTCVCCNTPLFRSDAKFDSGCGWPSYFEALDPANVIEKVDRSHGMLRTEIICAVCDAHLGHVFPDGPPPTGLRYCINSAALRFTPEA; this is encoded by the coding sequence ATGACCGACCAATCCAAAAAACTCGTCAAGTCCGACGCCGAATGGCGCGCCCAGCTCGATCCGATGGAATACCAGGTGACCCGCCATGCGGCCACCGAGCGCGCCTTCACGGGCCGTTTCTGGGATCACCACGAGCGCGGCATCTATACCTGCGTCTGCTGTAATACGCCGCTGTTCCGTTCCGACGCCAAATTCGATTCCGGCTGCGGCTGGCCCAGTTATTTCGAGGCGCTGGACCCGGCCAATGTGATCGAGAAAGTCGACCGTTCCCATGGTATGCTGCGCACCGAAATTATTTGCGCGGTCTGCGATGCCCACCTGGGTCACGTATTCCCCGACGGCCCGCCGCCGACGGGGCTGCGTTACTGCATCAATTCGGCCGCATTGCGATTTACTCCGGAAGCCTGA
- a CDS encoding PEP-CTERM sorting domain-containing protein, which produces MNLSISRYVAAALLCLGGAAQAADYVKLAGTNVDFYYDADFWTAEATVAGNSIALHPIDLYQRVDVTTGAADPYQGPVFTESFDFTRAFAQSVIAVAHAGYRLNNDLSVTGLATIQSNGSSGFATYDLQTEYISGSFANGAFTANESIGGTVEYAYFYYDLWNGGSDSGTVPLTITTPLTSHGAIAVNGAFRGAASVTGLGMAAAGLNSVNYSFGVSAVPEPGTYAMLGVGLLLVGATARRRRS; this is translated from the coding sequence ATGAACCTTTCCATATCGCGTTATGTCGCTGCCGCGCTGTTGTGCCTTGGCGGCGCCGCCCAGGCGGCCGATTACGTCAAGCTTGCCGGCACCAACGTCGACTTCTATTACGACGCCGACTTCTGGACCGCCGAGGCCACCGTCGCGGGCAACAGCATCGCGCTGCACCCGATCGACCTGTACCAGCGCGTCGACGTGACCACGGGCGCGGCCGATCCTTACCAGGGCCCCGTGTTCACCGAATCGTTCGATTTCACACGCGCGTTCGCCCAGAGCGTCATCGCCGTCGCGCACGCCGGGTACCGCCTGAACAACGATTTGAGCGTGACGGGCCTGGCGACGATCCAGTCCAACGGCAGCAGCGGCTTCGCCACGTACGACCTGCAGACCGAATACATCAGCGGCAGCTTCGCCAACGGCGCGTTTACCGCCAACGAGAGCATCGGCGGCACCGTCGAATACGCGTACTTCTATTACGACTTGTGGAATGGCGGCTCCGATTCCGGCACGGTACCGCTGACGATCACGACGCCGCTGACGTCGCATGGCGCGATCGCCGTCAATGGCGCGTTCCGCGGCGCCGCCAGCGTCACGGGACTGGGCATGGCCGCGGCCGGGCTGAACAGCGTGAACTACAGCTTCGGCGTATCCGCCGTGCCCGAGCCGGGCACTTATGCGATGCTGGGCGTGGGCTTGCTGCTGGTGGGGGCAACGGCCCGCCGTCGCCGTTCCTGA
- a CDS encoding peptidylprolyl isomerase has protein sequence MILKPARLLLALIAVAAAPAFAQNVATVNGKAIPATRLDAVVKQVTAQGKQPDSPQLRDAIKKDLIAREVLVQEADKQGYSNKPDVKQALENTRQSIVINAMLADYVKKNPVKDADIKAEYDKYKASVGDKEYHARHILVGTEKEAQDIIAKLKGGAKFEELAKQSKDTGSAANGGDLDWASPGNFVKPFSDAMVALKDGQVTDKPVQSQYGYHVIKLEGSRAAKVPALDEVKSQIEQALTQKKIAAYRDELVKKAKVQ, from the coding sequence ATGATTTTGAAGCCCGCCCGCCTGTTGTTAGCACTGATCGCCGTGGCCGCCGCGCCGGCATTCGCCCAGAACGTCGCCACCGTCAATGGCAAGGCCATCCCGGCCACGCGCCTGGACGCCGTCGTCAAGCAGGTGACCGCCCAGGGCAAGCAGCCCGACAGCCCGCAGCTGCGCGACGCCATCAAGAAAGACCTGATCGCCCGTGAAGTGCTGGTGCAGGAAGCCGACAAGCAGGGTTACAGCAACAAGCCGGACGTCAAGCAGGCACTGGAAAATACCCGCCAGAGCATCGTCATCAACGCGATGCTGGCCGACTACGTCAAGAAGAACCCGGTCAAGGACGCCGACATCAAGGCCGAGTACGACAAGTACAAGGCGTCCGTGGGCGACAAGGAATACCACGCCCGCCACATCCTGGTCGGTACCGAGAAGGAAGCCCAGGACATCATCGCCAAGCTGAAAGGCGGCGCCAAGTTCGAAGAGCTGGCCAAGCAGTCGAAGGACACCGGTTCCGCGGCCAACGGCGGCGACCTGGACTGGGCCAGCCCAGGCAACTTCGTCAAGCCGTTCTCCGACGCGATGGTGGCCCTGAAGGACGGCCAGGTCACGGACAAGCCGGTGCAGTCGCAGTACGGCTACCACGTGATCAAGCTGGAAGGCTCGCGCGCCGCCAAGGTGCCGGCACTGGACGAAGTCAAGAGCCAGATCGAGCAGGCACTGACGCAGAAGAAGATCGCCGCTTACCGCGACGAGCTGGTCAAGAAAGCCAAGGTGCAGTAA
- a CDS encoding LysR substrate-binding domain-containing protein codes for MQSTLDADGYLLDGQPARGRPLRSLSGLIDFDSAARWGSFTLAAQELHKTPAAISLQVKQLEEAVGFALFVRHPRHIALTEKGEELARTVAQVLRELRTKVDNLRGGQDEHMLRISTTHSFALKWLAPNIGRFTDLHPELDIRIESSDRLVDLEREEHDLAIRHCVTRDHPGVLFEEHMVIAYSPALLRPGETELTLADLTRFPLLYEDTTEYWARILRANDALQGPYDFSRSFSHYGVLTQAAVAGQGIALVAYSIAHDDIRKGALRLIRANSVPYPRGYCFIVAPHKAERPKVLQFRAWLQAEMAAMARALERAQRQ; via the coding sequence ATGCAGTCGACACTGGATGCGGATGGGTATTTGCTGGACGGCCAGCCGGCGCGCGGGCGGCCGCTGCGCAGCCTGTCGGGGTTGATCGATTTCGACAGCGCGGCGCGCTGGGGCAGCTTCACGCTGGCCGCGCAGGAGCTGCACAAGACGCCGGCCGCCATCAGCCTGCAGGTCAAGCAGCTGGAGGAAGCCGTCGGCTTCGCGCTGTTCGTGCGCCATCCGCGCCATATCGCGCTGACGGAAAAGGGCGAGGAACTGGCGCGCACGGTGGCGCAGGTGCTGCGCGAACTGCGCACCAAGGTGGACAACCTGCGCGGCGGCCAGGACGAGCACATGCTGCGCATCTCGACCACCCATTCGTTCGCGCTGAAGTGGCTGGCGCCGAACATCGGCCGCTTCACCGACCTGCACCCGGAGCTGGACATCCGCATCGAATCGAGCGACCGGCTGGTGGACCTGGAGCGGGAAGAGCATGACCTGGCGATTCGCCACTGCGTCACGCGCGACCACCCCGGCGTGCTGTTCGAGGAGCATATGGTGATCGCCTACAGCCCGGCGCTGCTGCGCCCAGGCGAGACGGAACTGACGCTGGCGGACCTGACCCGCTTTCCGCTGCTGTACGAAGACACCACCGAATACTGGGCCAGGATCCTGCGCGCCAACGACGCGCTGCAGGGCCCGTACGATTTCTCGCGCAGCTTCAGCCACTACGGTGTGCTGACCCAGGCCGCCGTGGCGGGGCAGGGCATCGCGCTGGTGGCCTACTCGATCGCCCACGACGACATCCGCAAGGGCGCGCTGCGGCTGATCCGCGCCAACAGCGTGCCGTACCCGCGCGGCTACTGCTTCATCGTCGCGCCGCACAAGGCCGAGCGACCGAAGGTGCTGCAGTTCCGCGCCTGGCTGCAGGCGGAGATGGCGGCGATGGCGCGGGCGCTGGAACGGGCGCAGCGCCAGTAG
- a CDS encoding septation protein A, with product MKFLFDIFPLLVFFGSYRWAGGNEDAAAALVNGHLSGVISGGAILASQAPIIIATIAGIIATALQIAYLLARGRKVDGALWVSMVVFLFFGGLTIYFHDDDFIKWKPTIIYWSFAAAMVIAYRFFGKNLIRAAMEKQIALPDEVWSRLNTVWVLFWVALGLLNLFVAFVLFKADTNAWVSFKAFGVTGLMLVFFIAQGFYLSKHIKDEA from the coding sequence ATGAAATTCCTGTTCGATATATTCCCGTTGCTGGTCTTTTTCGGCAGCTACCGCTGGGCCGGCGGCAACGAGGATGCCGCCGCGGCACTGGTCAACGGCCATTTGTCCGGGGTCATTTCCGGCGGTGCGATCCTGGCCAGCCAGGCGCCGATCATTATCGCCACCATTGCCGGCATTATCGCCACCGCCCTGCAGATCGCCTATCTGCTGGCGCGCGGGCGCAAGGTGGACGGTGCGCTGTGGGTGTCGATGGTGGTATTCCTGTTCTTCGGCGGCCTGACGATCTATTTCCACGACGACGACTTCATCAAATGGAAGCCGACCATCATTTACTGGAGCTTTGCCGCCGCGATGGTGATTGCCTATCGTTTCTTCGGCAAGAACCTGATCCGCGCCGCGATGGAAAAGCAGATCGCGCTGCCGGACGAAGTCTGGAGCCGCCTGAATACCGTGTGGGTACTGTTCTGGGTCGCGCTGGGCCTGTTGAACCTGTTCGTCGCCTTCGTGCTGTTCAAGGCCGATACCAATGCCTGGGTCAGTTTCAAGGCGTTCGGCGTGACCGGCCTGATGCTGGTGTTTTTCATCGCCCAGGGTTTTTATCTGTCCAAGCACATCAAGGATGAAGCATGA